From Thermogladius calderae 1633, a single genomic window includes:
- a CDS encoding 3-methyl-2-oxobutanoate dehydrogenase subunit beta, whose translation MSRPPLPYKTRDVVLPGDAACPGCPIPIAWKVLSAVFGDKMILVIPASCSSVVVGMYPGNSLRASVIHVPFASAAAVASGVSEALKKRGVTDVQVIAWAGDGGTADIGMASLSGAAERNHDFIYIMYDNEAYMNTGIQRSSSTPRGAWTTTTPIIGKSEEKKDVAKIMIAHGVPYVATASVGYVHDFYNKLVRASKIRGFRFISLHAPCPIGWRFDPRYTVKIARLAVESGLWVLYEYYDGKIHLSGPSRPYVDPSKRKPVEEYLKLQGRFRRIDDELLKSIQEYVEKNWEWVKKHM comes from the coding sequence ATGAGCAGGCCACCCTTGCCCTACAAGACCAGAGACGTAGTGTTGCCGGGCGACGCGGCCTGTCCGGGGTGCCCTATACCGATAGCGTGGAAGGTTCTCTCCGCGGTGTTCGGAGATAAGATGATACTCGTTATACCAGCGAGCTGCTCGTCGGTCGTCGTAGGGATGTACCCCGGTAACTCCTTGAGGGCCAGCGTGATACACGTACCATTCGCTTCTGCAGCGGCAGTAGCCTCGGGCGTTTCGGAGGCCCTCAAAAAGCGGGGTGTTACGGACGTCCAGGTCATAGCCTGGGCCGGCGACGGCGGTACAGCTGACATAGGGATGGCATCCTTGAGCGGTGCGGCCGAGCGTAACCACGACTTTATATACATAATGTACGACAACGAGGCTTACATGAACACGGGTATCCAGAGGAGTTCCTCGACGCCTAGAGGGGCGTGGACAACAACTACACCAATAATAGGGAAGAGCGAGGAGAAGAAGGACGTGGCCAAGATCATGATAGCGCACGGCGTGCCATACGTGGCTACAGCTAGCGTAGGCTACGTCCACGACTTCTACAACAAGCTTGTTAGGGCCAGTAAAATCAGGGGCTTCAGGTTCATAAGTCTGCACGCTCCATGCCCGATAGGGTGGAGGTTCGACCCGAGGTATACTGTCAAGATCGCGAGGCTGGCTGTAGAGTCAGGGCTCTGGGTACTCTACGAGTACTACGATGGAAAGATCCACCTTTCGGGCCCGAGCAGACCTTACGTGGACCCGTCGAAGAGGAAGCCTGTCGAGGAGTACTTAAAGTTGCAGGGCAGGTTTAGGAGGATCGACGACGAATTACTAAAGAGTATACAGGAGTACGTGGAGAAGAACTGGGAGTGGGTCAAGAAGCACATGTGA
- a CDS encoding preprotein translocase subunit Sec61beta, which produces MSRARKRRREVAAPLTAAGLVRFYEESDVGIKVKPHLLIILALAVSIAVIVLQKVYPLY; this is translated from the coding sequence GTGAGTAGAGCTAGAAAGAGAAGAAGGGAGGTAGCGGCTCCCCTGACAGCAGCCGGGCTCGTCAGGTTCTACGAGGAGTCCGATGTGGGTATCAAGGTAAAACCTCACCTACTTATAATACTAGCTCTAGCCGTAAGTATAGCGGTGATCGTGTTACAGAAAGTATACCCCTTGTACTGA
- a CDS encoding MazG nucleotide pyrophosphohydrolase domain-containing protein, with translation MELREAQELIRRVYYERDHARGLYATFTWLVEEVGELARALLEMNPENLREEIADVFAWLLSVANLLNIDLEEAFKEKYVEASGS, from the coding sequence TTGGAGCTGAGAGAAGCGCAAGAGCTGATAAGGAGAGTCTACTACGAGAGAGACCACGCCAGAGGACTCTACGCAACCTTCACGTGGCTCGTCGAAGAGGTTGGGGAGCTTGCGAGGGCGCTTCTCGAGATGAACCCTGAGAACCTGCGCGAGGAGATAGCAGACGTGTTTGCTTGGCTCCTCAGCGTAGCGAACTTGCTAAACATAGACCTGGAAGAGGCGTTCAAGGAGAAATACGTCGAAGCTAGCGGCTCTTGA
- a CDS encoding geranylgeranylglyceryl/heptaprenylglyceryl phosphate synthase codes for MGKVSNYLKEKLEKGEKLHFTLIDPAKKVDYSELEKVALRLHEAGTDAFLVGGSLGVTPEEAGDVSSILKKATGLPVIIFPGNINCLTPKADAVLFMVLMNSLEPYYLVQAQVQAAPLVRKYGLEALPTGYLVLYGETAVAHVGRIQPIPPEKPEIGLAYALAAEMMGFKYIYLEAGSGASRHVPEAFPSLIKRSTSLTVIVGGGVRSPEVARSLAKAGADIIVTGNIVEEDYEKAVSIIRGIKSR; via the coding sequence TTGGGGAAGGTCAGCAACTACCTGAAGGAGAAACTTGAGAAAGGAGAGAAGCTTCACTTCACCTTGATCGACCCTGCTAAGAAAGTAGACTACAGCGAGCTCGAGAAGGTTGCGCTTAGGCTGCATGAGGCTGGTACTGACGCCTTCCTGGTTGGTGGTAGTCTTGGTGTTACGCCAGAGGAGGCGGGGGACGTATCGAGTATTTTGAAAAAGGCGACTGGTCTACCCGTGATAATCTTCCCGGGGAATATCAATTGTCTCACGCCTAAGGCCGATGCCGTGTTGTTCATGGTCTTAATGAACAGCCTAGAGCCGTACTACTTGGTGCAAGCGCAGGTCCAGGCAGCTCCTTTAGTAAGAAAGTACGGTCTAGAGGCCCTCCCGACAGGCTACCTCGTCCTATACGGCGAGACCGCTGTCGCTCACGTAGGTAGAATACAACCCATACCCCCGGAGAAGCCTGAGATCGGGCTGGCCTACGCACTCGCAGCCGAGATGATGGGCTTCAAGTACATATATCTCGAGGCTGGTAGTGGGGCTAGCAGACACGTCCCGGAAGCCTTCCCAAGCCTGATAAAGAGGAGCACTAGTCTAACAGTGATCGTGGGAGGGGGCGTGCGCTCACCTGAGGTAGCCAGGAGCCTCGCTAAAGCAGGGGCCGACATTATAGTGACTGGTAATATTGTAGAAGAAGACTACGAGAAAGCGGTCTCAATCATTAGAGGGATCAAGAGCCGCTAG
- a CDS encoding DEAD/DEAH box helicase encodes MSLPECLRQLGYREFTSLQKESFKKIVRERSNVIVVAPTGSGKTEAAVIPVFYVLSRLNAKPISCVYITPLRALNRDIVNRISRLAGCFNVTVALRHGDTPYSARKAIQKSPPQVLVTTPETFTYVLLNAELLRQLSNLRFVILDELHELVESKRGLLLLTTLYLVVNHLRIRPVVIGLSATVSNENAVSELISSINRLPTEVVKDTGGKELEISVEAPSCDDECREAVGGTVDERVAGRAYYIIRKINESRSVLVFTNTRTMAEYMSSLLKNLSERLGLDLQISVHHGSLSKEHREEVERRFRSGEIKAVVATSSLELGIDIGSVDYVIQYLSPRQVTRLVQRIGRSGHRLGGVSKGSIVSTSNLLHYLESVVIARRALAGELEKETIHDSPLDVLSYSIAVYTLINPHGVDVNRLYASIVQNALYKNLSFQDFMDVVSYLDYSRIVKLESGLLKPTRKTRLHVYKTSMIPSTREITVVDVASSNRVGSLDEDYVILNVQQGDYLVLAGSVWRVVSYAESEGRLYVERAEAPSEEAVIPSWEGENIPVEYKVAREVGSVIRRLKEGRIEGARREYGLKIDVTTRGLDLFGDDKTIVVDYVKPLRAIIINVFGGSKVNSMLKDLLHYYVKRIYPLGNIKTYSTPYAVVLRASNVDPELLRENVVKFFNSLDKFVEESFLQNAAQESKTLLWRIYQVAQRFGAISPEAERVSNAMLQAFVDTVIGREAFKEVLTRDYDITSARELARLVVTGVVKVVDRVSENLSDFHKEVLEYIEVPLVRGLVFDQEAYLAKLLSRKVTLLCLSCGYHESGSVADFLKWSGFGCPKCGRATLTLVKGHNISNELEIVKKLKNKLKLTDEENKILDELSRRAVLLYRFKRDALLALSARGVGSAEAVKILNNVMRGRDLVQEIYESEKKFLMVKELIRRD; translated from the coding sequence ATGAGTTTACCTGAATGTTTAAGACAGTTAGGCTATAGGGAGTTTACGAGTTTACAAAAAGAGTCTTTTAAAAAGATAGTTAGAGAGCGGAGCAACGTAATCGTGGTCGCGCCCACGGGCTCGGGAAAGACGGAGGCTGCGGTAATACCGGTTTTCTACGTCTTGTCGAGGTTGAACGCGAAGCCTATTTCCTGCGTTTACATTACACCCCTCCGAGCGCTGAACAGGGATATAGTGAACAGGATTAGTAGGCTGGCTGGGTGTTTTAATGTCACCGTAGCTCTCAGACACGGCGACACGCCGTACAGCGCGAGAAAGGCTATACAAAAGAGCCCTCCACAAGTGCTCGTTACGACCCCGGAGACGTTCACTTATGTTCTATTGAACGCGGAGTTGTTGAGACAGCTTTCTAACCTAAGGTTCGTGATACTGGACGAGCTACACGAGCTCGTCGAGAGCAAGAGAGGTCTCTTGCTACTGACAACCCTATACTTGGTGGTCAACCACCTGAGGATAAGGCCTGTCGTGATAGGGTTGTCGGCTACGGTAAGCAACGAAAATGCCGTTAGCGAATTGATCTCATCTATTAACAGGCTCCCCACAGAGGTCGTTAAGGACACAGGTGGTAAAGAACTAGAGATCAGCGTCGAGGCCCCGTCTTGCGACGACGAGTGTAGAGAAGCCGTCGGCGGTACCGTGGACGAGCGTGTTGCCGGGAGAGCATACTACATTATCAGGAAGATAAACGAGAGCAGGAGCGTCCTGGTCTTCACGAATACGAGGACGATGGCAGAGTACATGAGTAGCCTGCTGAAAAACCTCAGCGAAAGGCTCGGGCTCGACCTCCAGATAAGCGTACACCACGGGAGCTTGTCGAAGGAACACCGCGAGGAAGTAGAGAGGAGGTTTAGAAGCGGGGAGATCAAGGCTGTAGTAGCGACCTCCAGCCTCGAACTAGGTATCGACATAGGTAGCGTCGACTACGTTATACAGTACTTGTCCCCCAGGCAAGTAACGAGGCTCGTGCAGAGAATTGGGAGGAGCGGGCACAGGCTAGGAGGCGTTTCTAAGGGAAGTATCGTGTCGACCAGCAACCTGCTTCATTACCTAGAGTCAGTCGTGATAGCCAGGAGGGCTTTAGCGGGGGAGCTGGAGAAGGAGACTATACATGACTCTCCTCTAGATGTGTTGTCCTACTCTATCGCCGTGTACACGTTAATCAACCCCCACGGTGTAGACGTCAACAGGCTGTACGCTAGTATAGTTCAAAACGCGCTATACAAAAACCTCTCCTTCCAGGACTTCATGGACGTCGTGTCTTACCTTGATTACAGTAGGATAGTGAAACTGGAGTCAGGCCTTCTGAAGCCTACTCGGAAGACGAGGCTACACGTCTACAAGACTTCTATGATACCCTCGACTAGGGAGATAACAGTTGTAGACGTAGCCAGTAGTAACAGGGTCGGGAGTCTAGACGAAGACTACGTGATTTTAAACGTTCAACAAGGGGACTACCTAGTTCTAGCGGGAAGTGTCTGGAGAGTAGTTTCGTATGCCGAGAGCGAGGGTAGGCTGTACGTTGAGAGAGCAGAAGCTCCGTCCGAAGAGGCCGTCATACCGTCTTGGGAAGGAGAGAACATACCCGTAGAGTACAAGGTGGCCAGGGAAGTAGGTAGCGTGATAAGGAGGCTCAAAGAGGGCCGAATAGAAGGCGCGAGAAGAGAGTACGGGCTTAAGATCGACGTCACTACGAGAGGACTAGATCTCTTCGGGGACGACAAGACCATCGTTGTAGACTACGTCAAACCCCTGAGGGCCATCATCATAAACGTCTTCGGAGGCTCAAAAGTGAACTCGATGCTCAAAGACCTGCTTCACTACTACGTCAAAAGGATCTACCCGTTGGGAAACATCAAGACGTACTCTACACCTTACGCCGTAGTGCTGAGGGCTTCTAACGTGGACCCCGAGCTACTACGCGAAAACGTGGTCAAGTTCTTCAACTCGCTCGACAAATTTGTTGAAGAGAGCTTTCTACAAAACGCTGCACAAGAGAGTAAGACTCTCCTCTGGCGGATATACCAGGTAGCTCAAAGGTTTGGTGCCATATCCCCTGAGGCGGAGAGAGTTAGTAACGCCATGTTACAGGCCTTCGTGGATACTGTAATAGGCAGAGAGGCGTTCAAAGAGGTGCTGACCAGAGACTACGACATTACTTCGGCTAGAGAGCTCGCGAGGCTTGTCGTAACAGGTGTTGTCAAGGTAGTGGATAGAGTTTCAGAAAACCTCAGCGACTTCCACAAGGAGGTACTAGAGTACATAGAGGTTCCACTGGTCAGAGGACTGGTCTTCGACCAGGAGGCGTACCTCGCGAAACTCCTCTCGCGTAAGGTGACATTACTGTGCCTCAGTTGCGGGTACCACGAGTCCGGTAGCGTAGCGGACTTCTTGAAGTGGAGCGGGTTCGGATGCCCGAAGTGTGGGAGAGCCACTCTTACACTCGTCAAGGGGCACAACATATCTAACGAGCTCGAGATTGTTAAGAAACTCAAGAATAAACTGAAACTGACAGACGAAGAAAACAAGATTCTCGACGAGCTGAGCAGGAGAGCTGTCCTGCTCTATAGGTTCAAGAGGGACGCGTTGCTGGCGCTGTCCGCGAGAGGTGTGGGGTCGGCAGAGGCTGTGAAGATACTAAACAACGTTATGAGAGGCAGAGACCTCGTCCAGGAGATCTACGAGAGCGAGAAGAAGTTCCTCATGGTGAAAGAGCTCATAAGGCGGGACTGA
- a CDS encoding phosphoadenosine phosphosulfate reductase family protein, with translation MPRTWPKVAKVYWDPYDDVPVIQPRQDEIDLYYVLRLTEPGDARPARPGDYQRLRDSIVRGFGSDKLFRELFENRVVLFNKVPHWDLMYEVASSGNVWGQLYFDPFADTWKFRLSYHGAYEALDKGLVDHVKVDSKYFYNGMAISPSSSSQQSLVVLDYKGRIRAIAENVGDKFVITKTFHDYRPPVETSRRPSTLQDVIKKNKEGLLTLEGRAIRHLIKVHEKYNYKPVVSYSGGKDSLVSLHLAVKAFGGVDMLFNDTGIELPETLKNVEEVSKAYSLDLVTASAGNFFWTAVEAFGPPGKDYRWCCKIIKLVPIAKTSRAKWPSGALNIVGQRAYESLDRAKSPVVWRNKWIPHVVSTTPIQDWSQLSVWLYIYANKLPYNRLYDTGFDRLGCYLCPSSYLAEFKDVSTHYPCLWERWLNVLERWREKLNQPPEWVKYGLWRWLTPAAAKKRVARKIPGYVLDWRKEYTLRLLNSEARLAPLHVKKDANSLEVTFNDDVVEDEAQQTFAENIRMLSFKVWREGDSILVEAKNTRIKIARNTLRVEPFDKDENVEDLADVLKVVYRTRSCAKCASCVLWCPLNRVKMTPKGPLPLVPCPSCKLCIDTCPLADQLVEKVVIPLILGNPKAFKRSSRRHGTDIIQVFTKMYRLRGDRVSPAL, from the coding sequence ATGCCGAGAACCTGGCCGAAGGTCGCAAAGGTGTACTGGGACCCCTATGACGACGTACCCGTAATACAGCCTAGACAGGACGAGATCGACTTGTACTACGTTTTGAGGCTCACCGAGCCAGGCGACGCGAGACCAGCTAGACCGGGGGATTACCAGAGGTTGAGAGACAGCATCGTAAGGGGGTTCGGTAGCGATAAACTATTCAGAGAACTCTTTGAGAATAGAGTGGTATTGTTCAACAAGGTGCCTCACTGGGACCTCATGTATGAGGTGGCGTCCTCGGGCAACGTGTGGGGCCAGCTCTACTTCGACCCTTTTGCTGACACTTGGAAGTTCAGGCTGAGCTACCACGGGGCTTACGAGGCACTGGACAAGGGGTTGGTCGACCACGTCAAGGTTGACTCCAAGTACTTCTATAATGGTATGGCAATCAGCCCGTCCTCTTCAAGCCAGCAAAGTCTCGTCGTACTTGACTACAAGGGTAGAATCAGGGCTATAGCCGAGAACGTCGGCGACAAGTTTGTTATAACTAAGACATTCCACGACTATAGGCCACCTGTGGAGACGAGTAGAAGACCGAGCACTCTCCAGGACGTGATAAAGAAGAACAAGGAGGGCCTTCTAACGCTGGAAGGGAGGGCTATCAGGCACCTCATAAAGGTTCACGAGAAATACAACTACAAGCCTGTAGTCTCTTATTCTGGCGGTAAAGACAGCCTCGTCAGCCTCCATCTCGCTGTCAAGGCCTTTGGAGGTGTTGACATGCTGTTCAACGATACAGGTATCGAGCTACCGGAGACTCTCAAGAACGTCGAGGAGGTTTCTAAAGCTTACAGCCTCGACTTGGTCACGGCATCCGCTGGCAACTTCTTCTGGACAGCTGTTGAGGCCTTTGGACCGCCTGGGAAAGACTACCGGTGGTGCTGCAAGATAATCAAGCTGGTGCCTATAGCAAAGACTAGTAGAGCAAAGTGGCCTAGTGGAGCGCTCAATATAGTGGGGCAGAGGGCGTACGAGTCCCTGGACAGAGCGAAAAGCCCCGTGGTGTGGAGGAACAAATGGATCCCCCACGTGGTCTCTACCACGCCCATACAGGACTGGAGCCAGCTCTCGGTCTGGCTATACATCTACGCCAACAAGCTACCATACAACAGACTGTACGATACCGGGTTCGACAGGCTAGGCTGCTACCTCTGCCCCTCTAGTTACCTAGCCGAGTTCAAGGACGTGTCGACTCACTACCCCTGCTTGTGGGAGAGGTGGCTCAACGTCTTAGAGCGTTGGAGAGAGAAACTGAACCAGCCCCCGGAGTGGGTCAAGTACGGTTTGTGGAGGTGGCTCACGCCAGCAGCAGCTAAGAAGAGGGTTGCTAGGAAAATACCTGGCTACGTCCTAGACTGGAGAAAAGAGTACACTCTGAGACTTCTCAATAGCGAGGCTCGACTCGCACCCCTACACGTGAAGAAGGATGCTAACTCGCTCGAAGTAACGTTTAACGACGACGTGGTGGAAGACGAGGCGCAACAAACATTCGCCGAGAACATTAGAATGCTCTCGTTCAAGGTCTGGAGGGAGGGCGACTCTATACTCGTGGAGGCCAAGAATACACGCATTAAGATCGCCCGCAATACTCTTAGAGTAGAGCCCTTCGACAAAGACGAGAACGTGGAAGACCTGGCAGACGTCTTGAAAGTGGTTTACCGAACGAGGTCTTGTGCTAAATGTGCCAGTTGTGTACTCTGGTGCCCACTTAACAGGGTTAAAATGACCCCTAAAGGCCCGTTACCGCTTGTTCCGTGTCCCTCCTGCAAGCTGTGTATTGACACGTGCCCGCTGGCTGACCAACTAGTCGAGAAAGTGGTTATCCCGCTTATTCTAGGTAATCCGAAGGCGTTTAAGCGTAGCTCGAGGAGGCATGGGACAGATATAATCCAGGTGTTCACAAAGATGTACAGGCTACGGGGCGACAGGGTCAGTCCCGCCTTATGA
- the cedA1 gene encoding DNA import protein CedA1 encodes MGLVEFVRDVTAQVVVVAWALFFLSWVVGWALKGLPIPLTRVKKIGERILEDGVWAAFWLAVGSSVFALVSYIASSVYQPLPPPPSP; translated from the coding sequence ATGGGGTTAGTAGAGTTCGTCAGAGACGTTACAGCCCAGGTCGTCGTAGTAGCCTGGGCTCTCTTCTTCTTGTCTTGGGTTGTAGGTTGGGCTCTCAAAGGTCTCCCCATACCGCTCACGAGGGTCAAGAAGATAGGCGAGAGGATACTGGAGGACGGTGTTTGGGCAGCCTTTTGGCTAGCTGTGGGTAGTAGCGTGTTCGCGCTCGTGTCGTACATAGCGTCCTCGGTGTACCAGCCCCTGCCTCCACCGCCCAGCCCGTAG
- a CDS encoding ATP-binding protein — translation MVGLRGIRGLFSRQSNNREVRVDPPDVYFVSRDKVVGFRYLVADEMDFDVRGLSPSRLYDNVERLASVIDKLPHGSEVKLVKTQLDLSSYARKIENEMANLRASLELTSEPHIKARLETRLETLSELYRLIVEGRPLLRLSLVVKIRVEVKSIEEARQILSYHSSMVSNILRSSLGLKVREAKREIEKILAYETGSTSELSIRTFVGPMSAVAPILPIPAVKRPKLDYDNAVVLGVEIEENTPVLVPTDLLTKHMLVIGPTGRGKTTLLANLLQVFASLGTGIFLGVDFKGDLASYLEGGIAKVVEPREYPLSIRSLASGGLEVKSLITDILSSSLQVPRDSLVESVEYVYSLLTDDRLEGGIRADVLPLIELLRGEASSSNLRELILGDNVLVNLGGYGYAYQTAYGLSLLYLAKDALFKRTTSELRLLVVDEAWRVSRSRLVVELFKEGRSRSVGVVLSTQNPGDIPREVFENAHLIVVFGSPNEKYARTVAELLGLEYDALSKKLGRLGVGEAVLLNTLDPHPVVFKVRNPVQKNSSDERRAS, via the coding sequence TTGGTAGGTCTGAGAGGAATTAGAGGCCTGTTCAGCAGGCAGTCTAATAACCGGGAGGTACGTGTCGACCCACCAGACGTGTACTTCGTTAGCAGGGACAAGGTCGTCGGGTTCAGGTACCTAGTAGCGGACGAGATGGACTTCGACGTAAGGGGCTTGAGCCCCTCAAGGCTTTACGACAATGTCGAGAGGCTAGCCTCAGTCATCGATAAGCTACCCCACGGTAGCGAAGTAAAGCTGGTAAAGACGCAGCTCGACTTGTCCTCGTATGCTAGAAAAATTGAGAACGAGATGGCTAACTTGAGAGCGTCGTTGGAGTTGACGAGCGAGCCGCACATAAAGGCGAGGCTTGAGACCAGGTTGGAGACTCTCAGCGAGCTCTACAGGCTGATCGTGGAGGGTAGACCTCTTCTAAGGCTGTCTCTCGTAGTGAAGATACGCGTGGAGGTGAAGTCCATCGAGGAGGCTAGGCAAATACTATCCTACCACTCCTCCATGGTATCGAACATTCTCCGCTCTAGCCTGGGCCTGAAAGTCAGGGAGGCTAAGAGAGAGATCGAGAAGATACTAGCTTACGAGACCGGGTCGACGAGTGAGCTGAGTATACGAACGTTTGTTGGGCCTATGAGCGCAGTGGCCCCTATACTCCCTATACCGGCTGTCAAGAGGCCCAAGTTAGACTACGACAACGCCGTGGTTCTTGGAGTAGAAATCGAGGAGAACACCCCGGTGCTCGTGCCTACCGACTTGCTTACTAAACACATGCTAGTTATCGGTCCCACGGGCCGAGGTAAGACGACACTCTTGGCCAACCTGCTCCAGGTATTCGCCTCCCTGGGAACCGGTATCTTCCTTGGAGTGGACTTCAAGGGAGATCTGGCCTCGTACTTAGAGGGGGGAATCGCTAAGGTAGTCGAGCCCAGGGAGTACCCCCTCTCTATTAGGAGCCTAGCTAGTGGGGGTCTAGAGGTCAAGAGCCTTATAACCGATATCTTGTCCTCGTCGCTACAAGTACCGAGGGACAGTCTCGTCGAGTCGGTGGAGTACGTCTACTCTCTCTTGACAGACGACCGTTTAGAGGGCGGTATCAGGGCGGACGTACTGCCGCTAATCGAGTTACTTAGGGGCGAGGCGTCCAGCAGTAATCTACGCGAGTTGATCCTGGGAGACAATGTCCTCGTAAATCTGGGTGGTTATGGCTACGCGTACCAGACAGCTTACGGTCTCTCACTCTTGTACCTGGCCAAGGACGCGCTCTTTAAGAGAACCACAAGCGAGCTGAGACTGCTCGTCGTCGACGAGGCGTGGAGGGTAAGCAGGTCCAGACTCGTAGTAGAGCTGTTCAAAGAGGGGAGGAGTAGAAGTGTTGGCGTAGTTCTATCCACTCAGAACCCCGGGGACATCCCCAGGGAGGTCTTCGAGAACGCTCACCTAATAGTAGTCTTTGGGTCACCTAACGAGAAGTACGCTCGAACCGTCGCGGAACTCCTCGGGCTAGAGTACGACGCCCTGTCTAAGAAGCTTGGTCGGCTCGGTGTCGGCGAAGCGGTGCTTCTAAATACCTTAGACCCTCACCCGGTAGTATTTAAGGTCAGAAACCCGGTGCAGAAAAACAGTAGTGATGAGCGGCGAGCATCCTGA
- a CDS encoding putative RNA uridine N3 methyltransferase, whose amino-acid sequence MGNAVHVVLPSSVLTVEPPGLSRLLKAYQILRYTSIFGVEKAVFFKDFSTSERDHGTARAFIEKVWNYYKTPPYLRRKLIPIDRDLRGVGILPPLRLESFHVSKRPYTGQVRPALVKRSADGCFADIGVGEDFAVEGECREGVRQVRVVDPVKKVVELTETKLYTGPETAFKNSLREVLEEYAGKSFLLATDRRGRVPSLVTDAKRMSGKKVVVLLGSPSHDLFEMSVAEGFNLRMFVDDVWNTIPGQKVVTVRTEEALIITLGIVNMLLASTT is encoded by the coding sequence TTGGGGAATGCTGTTCACGTCGTTCTTCCCTCGAGTGTTTTAACAGTAGAACCCCCTGGGCTGTCTAGGCTTCTCAAAGCCTACCAGATACTGAGGTACACCTCGATATTCGGTGTGGAGAAGGCGGTTTTCTTCAAAGACTTCTCGACCAGCGAAAGAGACCACGGGACTGCGAGGGCCTTTATAGAGAAGGTCTGGAACTACTATAAGACACCCCCTTATCTGAGAAGGAAACTGATCCCGATCGACAGGGATCTGAGAGGCGTGGGGATATTACCGCCTCTTAGGTTGGAGTCCTTTCACGTGTCCAAGAGACCGTATACAGGGCAGGTGAGACCCGCGCTAGTCAAGCGTTCAGCGGATGGCTGTTTTGCCGACATAGGAGTCGGAGAGGACTTCGCCGTCGAAGGAGAGTGTAGAGAGGGAGTTCGGCAGGTGAGAGTAGTAGACCCAGTTAAAAAGGTAGTGGAGTTGACGGAGACAAAACTCTACACGGGTCCAGAGACCGCTTTTAAAAACTCACTGAGGGAAGTATTAGAGGAGTACGCTGGAAAGAGCTTTCTACTCGCTACCGACAGGAGAGGACGGGTACCGTCCCTAGTAACCGATGCTAAGAGAATGTCGGGTAAAAAAGTCGTAGTCCTACTCGGGTCTCCGAGCCACGACCTCTTCGAAATGTCTGTGGCCGAAGGCTTCAACCTGAGGATGTTCGTCGACGACGTGTGGAACACGATACCTGGCCAGAAAGTTGTTACCGTGAGAACAGAGGAGGCTCTAATCATAACCCTTGGAATAGTCAATATGCTATTGGCCTCGACCACGTGA